The Chlorocebus sabaeus isolate Y175 chromosome 18, mChlSab1.0.hap1, whole genome shotgun sequence genome window below encodes:
- the SOCS6 gene encoding suppressor of cytokine signaling 6: MKKISLKTLRKSFNLNKSKEETDFMVVQQPSLASDFGKDDSLFGSCYGKDMASCDINGEEEKGGKNRSKSESLMGTLKRRLSAKQKPKGKAGTPSGSSADEDTFSSSSAPIVFKDVRAQRPIRSTSLRSHHYSPTPWPLRPTNSEETCIKMEVRVKALVHSSSPSPALNGVRKDFHDLQNETACQEQANSLKSSASHNGDLHLHLDEHVPVVIGLMPQDYIQYTVPLDEGMYPLEGSRSYCLDSSSPMEVSAVPPPVGGRSFPEDESQVDQDLVVAPEIFVDQSVNGLLIGTTGVMLQSPRAGHDDVPPLSPLLPPMQNNQIQRNFSGLTGTEAHVAESMRCHLNFDPNSAPGVARVYDSVQSSGPMVVTSLTEELKKLAKQGWYWGPITRWEAEGKLANVPDGSFLVRDSSDDRYLLSLSFRSHGKTLHTRIEHSNGRFSFYEQPDVEGHTSIVDLIEHSIRDSENGAFCYSRSRLPGSATYPVRLTNPVSRFMQVRSLQYLCRFVIRQYTRIDLIQKLPLPNKMKDYLQEKHY; the protein is encoded by the coding sequence ATGAAGAAAATTAGTCTTAAAACCTTACGGAAATCTTTTAACTTgaataaaagtaaagaagaaactGATTTCATGGTAGTACAACAACCATCGCTAGCCAGTGACTTTGGAAAAGATGATTCCTTGTTTGGTAGCTGCTATGGTAAAGATATGGCCAGCTGCGATATCAACGGTGAAGAGGAAAAAGGCGGAAAAAACAGATCGAAAAGCGAGAGCCTGATGGGTACGCTCAAAAGGCGGCTTTCTGCAAAACAGAAGCCAAAAGGCAAGGCGGGCACACCCTCTGGGAGCTCTGCCGACGAGGacaccttctcctcctcctcagcaccCATAGTCTTTAAAGACGTGAGAGCTCAGAGGCCGATAAGGTCCACCTCGCTCCGCAGCCATCACTACAGCCCCACGCCGTGGCCTCTGCGGCCCACGAACTCCGAGGAGACCTGCATCAAGATGGAGGTGAGAGTCAAGGCCTTGGTTCACTCTTCCAGCCCGAGTCCAGCCCTGAACGGCGTCCGGAAGGATTTCCACGACCTCCAGAACGAGACCGCGTGCCAAGAGCAAGCCAATTCACTGAAGAGCTCGGCTTCTCATAACGGAGACCTGCATCTCCACCTGGATGAACATGTGCCTGTCGTTATTGGACTTATGCCTCAGGACTACATTCAGTATACTGTGCCTTTAGATGAGGGGATGTATCCTTTGGAAGGATCGCGGAGCTATTGTCTGGACAGCTCTTCTCCCATGGAAGTCTCTGCGGTTCCTCCTCCAGTGGGAGGGCGCTCTTTCCCCGAAGATGAGAGTCAGGTAGACCAGGACCTGGTTGTCGCCCCAGAGATCTTCGTGGATCAGTCCGTGAATGGCTTGTTGATTGGCACCACGGGAGTCATGTTGCAGAGCCCGAGAGCGGGTCACGATGATGTCCCTCCACTCTCACCATTGCTACCTCCAATGCAGAATAATCAAATCCAAAGGAACTTCAGTGGACTCACTGGCACAGAAGCCCACGTGGCGGAAAGTATGCGCTGTCATTTGAATTTTGATCCGAACTCTGCTCCTGGGGTTGCAAGAGTGTATGACTCAGTGCAAAGTAGTGGTCCCATGGTCGTGACAAGCCTTACAGAGGAGCTGAAAAAACTTGCAAAACAAGGATGGTACTGGGGACCCATCACACGTTGGGAGGCAGAAGGGAAGCTAGCAAACGTGCCAGATGGTTCTTTTCTTGTTCGGGACAGTTCTGACGACCGTTATCTTTTAAGCTTGAGCTTTCGCTCCCATGGTAAAACACTTCACACTAGAATTGAGCACTCAAACGGTAGGTTTAGCTTTTATGAACAGCCCGATGTGGAAGGACATACGTCCATAGTTGATCTAATTGAGCATTCAATCAGGGACTCTGAAAATGGAGCTTTTTGTTATTCAAGGTCTCGGCTGCCTGGATCTGCAACTTACCCCGTCAGACTGACCAACCCAGTGTCCCGGTTCATGCAGGTGCGCTCGTTGCAGTATCTGTGTCGTTTTGTTATACGTCAGTATACCAGAATAGACTTAATTCAGAAACTGCCTTTGCCAAACAAAATGAAGGATTATTTACAGGAGAAGCACTACTGA